The genomic window CATTTATTTATCACCCCCACTACTGCATGCTTCAAGTAAAATCTATCTTCGGCACTTGATGTTGTCTGGTGGAAgaaacttgttttcttttcctgcaTTGGGTTCAAGTTTTATTGTACATGCCTTCATTTTTACGTtgctttatatatttattgggtTGCAGGATATTTagtgaatttaaaaattagttgtAATATGTATAAACTAACTCAGACAACtcgagttaaaaaaataaaaataaaatctatcttcaacatttttttattaggaaaaaaacccattccgatagatattgttttaaaaaatataaaataaaacactgGAAATATCAATTATACCacatcaatatatttataaaaaagattctctttagattcaaattaaaagatatttattattaaatttataatttaagaaCGCATCATCCACCTCCGATTCAATTATATCTAATGACAACAGGAAATGATGAATCACTAATTTTTTAGCAAACCGAATTCAATTTTTCCTTTAGCCGTATGCATTAGACATCAGGCTGGTATAAATAAAAGGGCTATAATGGTATTTTAatagaatgattaaaaaatataaaataaaattatttttaaaataaatctttattatttaagataaaaaaaattagaaatatattttctttatcttgaTTGCTTCCGTCTTCGGATAACATTCAACACCAACTTTATAGAACTCAATCATGACATGACACCATCTAATTAACTTTCTACTGTAAGCTAGATTATTATTTAAAGAGTTTAACACAAACACGGCGATTAATATCATCCACGTGTCACAATCTGCTAAGGCAACTGACCCTGCTCCCAAATTTTCTCCTCCGTTTCTTTCTGCACTCTACAAGCCATCAGTTTAAGCCCTGTTTGGCTTCGCCGGAGAAACCGAGGAATATTCCACGATAACACGGTTACTATAGTTACATTTACTTTAGTGCCCAACATTCCTCGGGAAGGTTTTTCAGTTCTTTCAGAATGGAAGCAGCAGACGATAATCCGAAGACAGCAACATCGATTCTCCATGGAGACCTTGATTTAAGAATAATCGAAGCTCGAAGGTTACCAAACATGGATTTAGTATCAGACCGTCTTCGTCGATGTTTTACTGTATTTGACTCGTGTCGGGATCCATGCtccaaagagagaaaagaacagCAACACCGCCGCCACAAGATCATTACAAGTGACCCATACGTTATGGTTGGGGTATCGGGCGCAAGAGTCGCCCGCACGCGCGTGATTTCGAACAATCAAAATCCGATATGGAACGAACACTTCAAGATTCCTTTGGCTCACCCGgctgaaaagattgaattttacGTGAAAGATGATGACATGTTCGGTGCTGAGTTTATAGGGATAGCAAGTGTTGAAGTAGAGAAGATCTTGTCAGGTGAAACGATCAAGGATTGGTTTCCCATAATCGGATTGTACGGAAAACCGCCAAAAACTGGATGTGCCCTTCACGTCGAGATGAAATTTACGAAATGTGAGCAGATTGATAATAAACTCGGGGTTGAAAATTGTTATTTTCCGGTGAGGCATGGAGGGAATGTTACCCTTTATCAGGACGCGCATGTGCCGGATTCGAGCTTGCCGGAGATTGAATTAGAGAATGGGAATTTGTTCAGGCATGAGAAATGCTGGGAGGATATATGTCATGCTATAGTAGAAGCACATCATTTGGTTTATATAGTTGGTTGGTCGATTTATCATAAGGTAAGATTGGTGAGGGAGCCTTCAAAACCATTGCCGAGAGGTGGGGATTTGAATTTGGGAGAATTGCTCAAGTATAAATCACAAGAAGGTGTGAGAGTTCTGTTGCTGGTTTGGGATGATAAGACTTCTcataacaagttttttattcGCACGGTATGTGTTCATTCTTGGATTTGGGTTTTTAATTGactgtttaatttatttattttaatgagaaaaatgtGTTCTTGGATTCTCgttttaattgatgtttatgATGAGGTCCTGATGGGAAAAGACAGAAATAATTGGTGATAGTGATACTTGGTACTGGGATTTGAATACTACTAGAATCTTGCTAAATTTGGAATTTGATACGTGTTCTGGCATTCTTgagtttggatttctttttgtcTGTTCATAGTTGGTGTTTGATGGGAAAAAGGTTTGAAGTTTTATACTCTTTGATTCTGGTTTgtaattgattgttttataaTAGGGCTGTTGATGGGAAGTAAATTATCAGTTTGCTGTACTCTTTGTGCCTACTGGATTCTTGCTTAAATTGGACACATGATGTATACTTGACATTAATTGCTTGTAGTTCAACTGgcttttcatgtttatttaggGGGTGTGGTGgactttgtttctctttttggATGAATAGTGGATTTGTCATATAATCCTGGTTTGGTAAATTTTATTAAGTGCATTGCTGAAGTTTTGGTTAAAGTGATTCTATAATTCAGTTATCGTTGGTTCAATTGAGATTTGAGATTCttaatctaatgttgaaaggGTGTTGCTTGCAGACTGGAGTGATGCAAACTCATGATGAAGAGACGCGGAAGTTTTTCAAGCATTCTTCAGTGAATTGTGTACTGTCGCCGCGTTATCCAGGCAGTAAGCTCAGCTTTTTCAAGCAGCAGGCATGCTTAGTGTTCCACTTACTGTTCCATCATTTTGTTCATCAATGAATAATTATAAACACTGTGATTGTTTTGATTGCTAGAACTACTTACTCATCTCTGTGTGGTGGTTTGCTGTGTTTCTGGGCTTAGACGGGAATATTTCTAGCCACATCTTTGATCATGCTTCTTTctcttgtttcttaattttttttaagggccCAAAGGAAAATAGGTTTACCAGAGATGGAAAACTTACTTGAGcatacctgttttttttttcattgtgcaATTCAGAGTGAATTATtaacaaattttcaaatttagaCAGAGAGTATCAAAATGTCTAAATTGTTTGACTATACAATAAAAGCCTGGTTCATTCTTTAGCCAGGTGATTCTTGACCGATATCTGTTGTCTATGTAATGTCTATCATTGTCAATATTACTGCAAAATGGGAAAGGATGTTATCATAACATTATCTAATCAAGCATATATTTCTTTGATGTTGTTGATGCGTGAAATTAACTGGAACTGCCTCTATAAGTTTAACATCCATAGATTTCAGTCTATTTCTTCTGATCAAACAGTATCTTTGCTGACAGCTTTATCATGACATCTCTTTTCAGGTTGTTGGGACCCTCTATACACATCATCAGAAATGTGTAATTGTGGATGCACAGGCATCTGGAAACAACCGGAAGATAACTGCTTTTATAGGGGGTCTAGATCTTTGTGATGGCCGCTATGATACACCTGAACATCGGTTATTTCAGGATCTCGACACTGTATTTCAGGATGATTATCATAATCCAACATTTCCCGTGAGTATTCAATTTCTCTGACAAAAATAACTATGTTCTTACACTGCGATGAATATTCATGTTCAGGGTTTATGTTTAGCATGCTCTTCCAGATCACTGGCTCTTGCAGAGTAAACTATCTATTtaccttgtttgttttttaaatgataggCAGGAACAATGGGCCCAAGGCAGCCATGGCATGATTTGCATTGCAAAATCGAAGGGCCTGCTGCATATGATGTGCTTACTAATTTTGAGCAGCGATGGAGGAAAGCCTCAAAATGGTCAGAGTTTGGACGAAGTTTTAAAAGGTCAACGCCTTGGCGCGACGATTCATTAATAAAGTTAGAACGGATCTCATGGATACATGGTCCTTCCCCATCAGTCCCCAGTGATGATCCTAAATTATGGGTGTCCAATGAAGATGATCCTGAAAACTGGCATGTTCAGGTTCATTAGCATGCACTTTCCTTTGCAAAGCTTTTGTACATTTAAAACAGTCtatgtcaaattaaataatcatcAGTGGCTCTACTGAATTGACAGGTTTTCCGATCTATAGATTCGGGATCTTTGAAAGGATTTCCCAAAGATGTTTATCGAGCTGAAAAGCAGGTTAAATTTCTGTagactgaaaaaaaattgagtacaTGGCCTTTCTGTTGATTGGGCATGATCTTTAACACATTTGAATTTTGACATTACCATAATTCACTAATTCTATCCCATCCTTTTGTTGCAGAACCTTGTTTGTGCTAAAAATATGGTCATTGACAAGAGCATTCAGACAGCATATGTTCAGGCAATCAGATTGGCCCAGCACTTCATATATATTGAGAATCAATATTTCCTTGGGTCATCGTTTGCGTGGTCAGAATATAAAAATGCAGGTTATTTCATCGTCTGAAGATACTTTTCGCATAAGAACAAAAACATGGTTGCTTAAACAGATCACCTCATCTCTACTGTGAATATAAACTCTGACAGAAGCATATGTCTGCTTTCATAAACTGATAAACCTGgctttaaaaacattttagctTATGATTTAGGGTCTAGATCATAGTAATTCCTATTATGTATTTGACTTTCATATCTGCCTCAGAAATTTTAATGAAAGGGcacttttacttttattttaatcatgttttggTATGATTAGGTGCTGAAAATTTAATTCCTATGGAGTTGGCATTGAAGATAGCAAGTAAAATAAGAGCAAAGGAGAGATTCGCTGTTTATGTTGTGATACCAATGTGGCCTGAGGGTGCTCCCACTTCTGCCTCTGTACAAGAAATTCTCTTTTGGCAggtaatttaacataaaaaatttgtgACTTCATTGAGTGCAAGTTGAGAACACTGCAAGTGTGGAGAGGAAGATCCAAAAAGAATTCTCATCTGTTTTTAACTCGCATTTTGAGGAAAAAATAACCTGAACATTTTGGATATTTGAAAGTCTACCACATTTGCGTTGCTTGGTATGGAGACTGTTCCGGATAAacattttgtatttcttattGCATTTTTAGCTGCTATGGTGCTATGCTTTCTGGTGGTAAAGGCAATTCTACAAATCTCCATATTTTGCTGTGGTTAATTTCTTGAATCATATATGGCAGTCATAAGTTTTATTTCCACGAGGAGAAATCGTGAcctgctttatttttattgtgtatttTAACCATGtgataatgtgtttttttatgttccaGGGACAGACGATGCAAATGATGTATGAAGTGATAGCAAAAGAGTTGAAATCCATGAATCTTGAGAATTCACATCCACAAGACTACCTAAATTTCTACTGTCTTGGTAATAGGGAACAAGTGCCAGGTTCAGACAAGTCTTGCGACCAGACGGTAACAGTACTAAATGGAACTTACTTTCCAATTATCTAATTATTAGACATTATTTTATAAGAAGATATAAACTTCTGATGAAAAAAGGATTGTTCGGTGTCCATTAAATGGGGAACGTTCCGACTTAATATAGTCCAGGAACCTTGTAGCTTAGTCAAGTAGGATACCCTGGAATACAAGGAAAGTTCCCTACTGATTAGACCAATTTTCTGTTACTACATGCTTATAACTTAGCTTTAGTGTGGCATGTTGCTAAATTTTTGACGGTCATgattcaaaatttcattttgtgattactgtttatttttctgGATCGAGAAGCCTCAGCATTCCATCTACTGCCTTGGATCTTAATTAAGGTTTACTGAGGGATAACCGGAACTACCAGCTAATTAAGGGTTAATTCTATGGATGGTCTGCATGATGGATATCTGATCTTCTTCATTAGTTGCATCTTTCCTTGTACTTCTTTGGAATGCATTGTGGATTTTACTTGCAAATTTGAAGGCGTCATATATATTCCTTTTGGGTCTTAATAATTTTGCTCTGACCATTTTTCAGGTTTCCATGTCTCAAAAATTTCAACGGTTTATGGTTTACGTACATGCAAAGGGAATGATAGTAGATGACGAGTACATAATACTGGGATCTGCCAATATTAACGAACGATCTATGGCCGGTTCAAGAGATACTGAGATAGCAATGGGCGCATATCAGCCTCATCATACGTGGAGCAATAAGAAGAGACATCCACTAGGCCAGGTTTATACCTTCATTATAGTAGTTTAAACCTTAAATCATTTAAGAAGAGACATCCACTAGGCCAGGTTTATACCTTAATTGTAGTAGTTTAAACCTTAAATCATTTATAGTCCTTCAGTTTTATTGCCTTCATTCTAGGATATCCCAGAGGAGGCCAAGTCAATAAACCTGTCATTGAACATATTCTCATTGGATATGCTTTTGTAAGAATTTTAACCTTGGTTAGCTGATCAAGCTAGTTGATGTGTCTTCAGGTATATGGGTACCGAATGTCTCTCTGGGCAGAACATTTGGGGCTGGTTGATAACTTGTTTAAAGAGCCTGGAAGTTTGGATTGTGTCAAGAGCGTGAACAAAATCGCTGAAGATAACTGGAAGAAGTTCACGGCGGAGGATTTTACACTATTGCAAGGACATCTTCTTAAATACCCTGTGGAGGTTGATGGCAATGGCAAGGTAAGCCCTTTGCCAGGGCAAGAGACTTTCCCGGATGTTGGTGGCAAGGTGCTTGGAGCCCGTACAAACCTTCCCGATGCATTAACTACATAGGTTTCAGGGTTTCAGTTTTGTTATCCGTTTCATGTGGTTTTACTTTGCAGCTTATACTGATTCAAGCAACGTCTAGGTCAGCTGTGCCAATTTTCTGTGGGCTaccaattttgaatttatttaataggattatgaataaaaagattagactgatgaaatttgaatcacaaaaactacaataatgttgattaaaattgaaaggCATTATACAATATTGGTTCACCCCATATATTCTCTCATTCCCACCATTAAGATTTATAAACTCTACTATCTtccaaaaaataagaagagaagCATGAGATGATCCCTACAGATTCTTCAtgtaattaaacttaattaacgGTAACTTTTCCCACCATGCCAGCTCCCTGGTGAGGAGAACAGTAGAAGCTGTATTCGCCTTTGTTACTCAAGGCAACTTCGAAAGTCTCTCCTTTGGCATTGAGGAGATCCTCCTCACTCATGGAGATTTTTGACGCATCAACCCCACTTGGAATAGAATCCTCGTCGAAGACAATGTTGTGTGGGAATCCGGCATTGTTCTTGAAGACGATCTTTTCACCAGGGGATATGGAGAACTCGCTGGGAACAAAAGCCAATGATCCATCGTCAGCTCCAAGCAAGACGTCGATGGCCATAGCATTGCTAGCAATCATTGCGCTAGCAGCGGTGGCGACAACGGCAGCACCAACGTCTTTCATTGAGGCCTTGATGCTGAGCCTTGGGAGTGGAGAGGCTGAGACCTTGGCACTGGCACTGACTTTAGCATTGGAGGCACTGCCTGCCTTAAGACCGGTGAAAGAAGGGATTGAAACAGCAGCAGAGGTGACAGTGGCCATTCTAGAGGTTTTTTGTTCTGGTTTTTGCTGGTATTGTGTGCTGGAGGCGATTAGTCAGAAGTGGGAAGGGAGTCTGGTTGGTTTAATAGTGTGATGGAATGCAAGTGTGAGGCTGAGGGGTGAGAGGTTCATTTTGTGTGGTTTAGATTTTGTGATGAGAAAATGTATGGCGAAGAGGATGGGCAAGAAAAGGGGTTATCTGTGAGGACTGCTCTCATTGGCTGGTTTGGATGCTGTTTCCTGACGTGGCATTGAATGTATTGAAGTGAGGAGGAGAATGGGAGACGTGGGAGGATTGGGAGGTATGACAATCATGGAAGGGATAAGCGTTTGAGTTGGACAAGGAAACTGCTCTTTGATTTATACCTTATCTTGAAATCtcaagattaaattattttcccaCCTGGGAAAAACAATGCTAATACCTTGCTATTCTTCTCTTAGACTTCTATTTATTActgaaaatagatataaaataaatttatattctttttttttatcttgaaataataaacaaacacagggtaaaatcatagtttttcttttcctgtggTTAAACTCCTTAGCCTCATCACgccctaaaaaaaaatcagtggaaaggaaacaaaactaaactaaaaaatcattgcTGGCTTTCAAACTATCATTTTCAGTGAAGATGcgtgcttcttttttctttttctttttcttttttctcgcCCACAACTGCATACCAAATCCCATCATGCGCTCCAAATCTACAAATATGTGATAGATATGTCCCCTAGCAGATATTTTTGCCAATCGCAACCATTGTTATGTGGCTCAGGCAGCATTGGCACCCACcactccatttttttcttctttccacgAAAGGGCCCATTAAGGGCAGATGATAATCAATCCATAACACCCAGGCAGCAATACGaattgtgtttgatattatagtatattttatttttttagagtttaaaaatatattaaaataatttttttttgatttttttatttttaaccatattaaatcatcaaaatacactAAAAGAATTactatttaaagtaaaatacattttaaatacaCCCACAAAAGCATAGTGAAATCAGCAGACCGTGTCGTCAGCATAAATAACAGTAAATTTAATCACGAGATGCTGTTTAACCAACCTTTTTTCAATCTGTACAGCACAACATTAACTAAGCATCccacaaaaatttaaattttttttgtttgctaaattttttttttatgttctgaatcgtatgtgctgatctcaaaaataatttttaaaaaataaaaaaaacattttaaaaagcaactgcaaccacactctTACACTAAACACTCAAGCCACATTTATGCTAACATAAAGAGGGAAGTTGGATAAGTAGATGGGGTAGCAATTAAGCAACGCTGAAAAATACTATAAAGTATATGATGTAGTGAAGCACGTAAATGAACAAGGATGTTAGAGCTCTCACGGTAGTGAACAGACTGGAAGACAACGCGCTGCAACAATCCAAGGCCTGTTTTACCTTAAAAAAGGCCCTAAAAATTCCTCGCAAGGATCTAATAGTTGAGAGGACGAGCACAAATGGAAGAGCGTGACTACATGGGTGAACCTCTTCCTTGCTCCTTCAGCTCTTCTTGTACTCGTATTTGCAATGTACTAGCTATGTACTGCCTATGTACTACCTATATAAAGATATTCCAGGTATCTTTCACGAGCAGATGGTCCTACTCCTACCAAAATCCAAACTAAGCATGAAAGCTGTCGAGACTTTTTGTAGCCCACCAAATAAGCCCATTGATTGATTAGAGAAAACTGAATATAGAGATCAAAAGACCACCTTATATAACCTGAATATATACtgtcagaaaataaaaatttgcaaGGTCTTCCATGAAATTCCCGGAGAAGCTCTGAAGGCAGGTCTATGTGAAACCATTTCCCCGAAATCCCAGCTGCAGAAGGCACAGTTGAACTTTAAAGTTAAGCCACATTGACTCAAACAATAATTCCGTCCAAAGAACAGCTTGATGTATCACACCGTAGTGCAGATGCTAAACAGAAAGTTTCCCGTTAGTAATTCTGATAAACTACAAAGCAAATTTACTAATGGTTCATCCAACCAAGTACATATTTCTTCTGATTTTGCAGTCACTAACCACCAAAATTAACAAACTTTGAAACCATGActagaattattattaaaacaaaaggggAATTTGAAAATCCAAAACACCAGTTTCCACTCTGGATCTGGTTTCTAACCAATATTCCCAGTAGAAATGGCTGTTCCATTcaaataagaaagaagaaagaaaacaaagtagACAGGTTTGATCAAATGCATGTCAACTAAAAACCCATTGAAAAAACTAAGTGATTCTAAGCACTGCAAATGGAAACTGAATAAATAAGAGCATCTCAACCTGCTTGTCTTTCATTAACCAAAACCTGACCTGCCCCAACTCCTTGCTCACAGAATCTCCATCTCAAATATTGACAGCTCATTCACTTAGTTTCACATTTATGGACATTGCATAATATTACCAGAATTTTCTCTCAAACGTTACATGTCCAACCACACTAGTACCTGATCTGGCAAACATCTTTCTCCAATCAGACATCCTTAAGTTACAATAAATTCTTTTTCCAAGATCAACTGCCTTGATATCATCAAGGAAACTatcaaataagaaacaaaaactgCTATGACTTCCACATTAGCTTTATTTGACCTCCACTGATGTGTCTCCAAAGCAAGTACACTACAGGCTTAGGTACTCTACATTCTAGAACATCAACCAAATAGAACAAGTTCCTAGACAAGATGGCAAAATAGTGAACACTTAAACATGATCTCTTCAGACTGAGTTTGCATTAATCCTCTATCCTCTTATGATCTAATGATAAAGTTGTCCTAAAGCCAATCATATGAATTTCAACTAAAGGGCCATGGTGGCATATCAGTACTTCAACATATATGAAGAAAATTTTTGACTAAGAGCAATGAGAACAGAGATAACGCAATCTCAAAACATAGACTAGAAGCTTTGCAACTCgagaatttgaataaaataaaacaaacccaTCACAACTTATACGTATTATCAAAATTACAGTCTCACAAGGTCACCATTTAACATGTCCAATGCCTGGTCTTTTAAATACCATCAACAACATTTTATGCGATGCTCGATAATGaaagttttttcattataaatatcCACCTCTAAATTATAATAGTCTATTCGGCTCTAAATGAAACCTCACTTATTATTAATTACACTACCACACCAATGAGAACCAATGGCAACAAGAAAGAACCTTTATACAACCCCGATATGCTCCAGTTCTGAGTATATTAAACATAATGTACATCACAAGATCAATCATTTTCACCTCTTTACATCGGAAACATGTCGCCGCCACCATCCTGATCCtgatgatcatcatcatcatccatatCAAACAACTTGAATCCACCATCCCACTTCGCATCTCGATAATTAAAGCTAGGGTTCACGTAGCACTTCATCTCGTGAAACAAGTTCAGATTATCCACTAGCTTATGAAACACATTGCAACCACAACACTACAAAACACAGCaaaaaaacagtaattaaattaaattcaacacGAAACCCTAGCATTCCAAAACAAATAAGCAACCGAAAATCGACGAACGCCAAGCGATAATTACTTGAACGAAGACGGTGCCGTCAGTGTAAGCATGGGGATTTATAGCGCGAGTAGTTCTCTGACCACAAACATTGCAAGTAAACGCCACGCGCATTCGCCTACGTGGTGATTTCGTGAAGAGAGACCACGGGAGAGTCGAGACCTTCTCCGTATTGGATCCGTCCTCGGCTCCAGCTGGCACTGAAGGTCCTTCCATGCCTGAACCTGTAGTCCATCCTCTCACAGATGCCGCGCTCAATACCAATCCCATCGCCGCATCCTAATTCCCAAATTACCCCAACAAAAGCATCAATTTACCAATTTGAcatcaaattgagaaaaaaaaaaaaaagagataaactTATTTACCTTGGAGAGCGTGGGGTTGCTGAAGAGAGGGACGATGCTGGAATCATTAGAGTTGGATTGGAGATCCGAATCTTTGTTATCCTCTGAATCgataaaaagaattcaattcacttataaaaaataaaaatgaattgtaGGAATCGGAGAGAGAGAAACGACTCAAACGAGACTTACTTTTTGAAGAGGTGTGGAATCGGAGAAGTCTAGGAGGGGAATTCAATTCCTTTCGTTTTGGAGAGAAGAAGGATAGAGGAGAAGAGGAGGATGAGACGATTGCTGCAGAGGAGCTCAGAGTTTCCATGGTGATGAAGAGATGtgagtgatttttatttttatttttctatgaagACACCTGTCGAAACTGCAGAGTGGTGAGGGAGGGGAGATATTAATTATTCGGCAGAGTTTCTGGACCAATGGGTTTTGTGTGGCAGTGGTGTCGAGTTGGGTTTCGTTATTGGACCATATTTTATGGGCTAAACTCGAAATGTTTGGGCTACAATGGCCTCTTCGAGGCCCGAAGTGAACAAGTGTTGGCTTTATACAGGATCCATAGTTCGTCGTTTATTAATCAGCAACTTAGCTTGTAAGAAAAATTCAGTgttagtaaattaattttcttggaGATAAGAGAAATTTTTGGCAAAAATCATGTTGTGTTTTTACCATGGTTATAAAACCTAACACGGTGTAAGATTAGAGTTGCGGGTTAACCGAAGAGTTAACTAATAAATTCaacctataatttaaaaaaataaaaatttaaaacgatGCTAattcaactagaaaaaaaaaaaactgaaaaaaatattgttttttattaaaaaaaaaacataggttCTTCTCTAGCTATAGTTTTCGCTTTTGGAGATTTGAAAGGAATATACGAAAGTACAGTAATGGAGAAATGCagaaagtaattaattaaattatgtggTTGCAAAACCATCCCTTTTTTCTATACAGATTCTTTGAAAAATACACTGCAGTATATACATACAGCTTTCTAGTTCCTACTTGATTCCCCGTGTTTGGAATGGTGAATATAGttgttttcaaagtattttttattttaaaatatattaaaataatattttttttatttttttttaaattatttttaacatcaacacattaaaataatctaaaagcatcaaaaatattaatttaaaactaaaacaaaaattttaattttaaaaatacatttaaaacataaaaataaataaaacgtcGTGGTGTTGTATAAATGATAGATACAATCCAAATCAATCCACCTCTTAATGGTGCAAAAGATGCCAGAGTGGGTTCAATATTCACTGCATTGATCCTAGGAATCTTTCAT from Populus trichocarpa isolate Nisqually-1 chromosome 5, P.trichocarpa_v4.1, whole genome shotgun sequence includes these protein-coding regions:
- the LOC7494381 gene encoding uncharacterized protein LOC7494381; translation: METLSSSAAIVSSSSSPLSFFSPKRKELNSPPRLLRFHTSSKKDNKDSDLQSNSNDSSIVPLFSNPTLSKDAAMGLVLSAASVRGWTTGSGMEGPSVPAGAEDGSNTEKVSTLPWSLFTKSPRRRMRVAFTCNVCGQRTTRAINPHAYTDGTVFVQCCGCNVFHKLVDNLNLFHEMKCYVNPSFNYRDAKWDGGFKLFDMDDDDDHQDQDGGGDMFPM
- the LOC7485622 gene encoding phospholipase D delta isoform X1; translation: MEAADDNPKTATSILHGDLDLRIIEARRLPNMDLVSDRLRRCFTVFDSCRDPCSKERKEQQHRRHKIITSDPYVMVGVSGARVARTRVISNNQNPIWNEHFKIPLAHPAEKIEFYVKDDDMFGAEFIGIASVEVEKILSGETIKDWFPIIGLYGKPPKTGCALHVEMKFTKCEQIDNKLGVENCYFPVRHGGNVTLYQDAHVPDSSLPEIELENGNLFRHEKCWEDICHAIVEAHHLVYIVGWSIYHKVRLVREPSKPLPRGGDLNLGELLKYKSQEGVRVLLLVWDDKTSHNKFFIRTTGVMQTHDEETRKFFKHSSVNCVLSPRYPGSKLSFFKQQVVGTLYTHHQKCVIVDAQASGNNRKITAFIGGLDLCDGRYDTPEHRLFQDLDTVFQDDYHNPTFPAGTMGPRQPWHDLHCKIEGPAAYDVLTNFEQRWRKASKWSEFGRSFKRSTPWRDDSLIKLERISWIHGPSPSVPSDDPKLWVSNEDDPENWHVQVFRSIDSGSLKGFPKDVYRAEKQNLVCAKNMVIDKSIQTAYVQAIRLAQHFIYIENQYFLGSSFAWSEYKNAGAENLIPMELALKIASKIRAKERFAVYVVIPMWPEGAPTSASVQEILFWQGQTMQMMYEVIAKELKSMNLENSHPQDYLNFYCLGNREQVPGSDKSCDQTVSMSQKFQRFMVYVHAKGMIVDDEYIILGSANINERSMAGSRDTEIAMGAYQPHHTWSNKKRHPLGQVYGYRMSLWAEHLGLVDNLFKEPGSLDCVKSVNKIAEDNWKKFTAEDFTLLQGHLLKYPVEVDGNGKVSPLPGQETFPDVGGKVLGARTNLPDALTT
- the LOC7485623 gene encoding plastocyanin A, chloroplastic, with amino-acid sequence MATVTSAAVSIPSFTGLKAGSASNAKVSASAKVSASPLPRLSIKASMKDVGAAVVATAASAMIASNAMAIDVLLGADDGSLAFVPSEFSISPGEKIVFKNNAGFPHNIVFDEDSIPSGVDASKISMSEEDLLNAKGETFEVALSNKGEYSFYCSPHQGAGMVGKVTVN
- the LOC7485622 gene encoding phospholipase D delta isoform X2, with the protein product MEAADDNPKTATSILHGDLDLRIIEARRLPNMDLVSDRLRRCFTVFDSCRDPCSKERKEQQHRRHKIITSDPYVMVGVSGARVARTRVISNNQNPIWNEHFKIPLAHPAEKIEFYVKDDDMFGAEFIGIASVEVEKILSGETIKDWFPIIGLYGKPPKTGCALHVEMKFTKCEQIDNKLGVENCYFPVRHGGNVTLYQDAHVPDSSLPEIELENGNLFRHEKCWEDICHAIVEAHHLVYIVGWSIYHKVRLVREPSKPLPRGGDLNLGELLKYKSQEGVRVLLLVWDDKTSHNKFFIRTTGVMQTHDEETRKFFKHSSVNCVLSPRYPGSKLSFFKQQVVGTLYTHHQKCVIVDAQASGNNRKITAFIGGLDLCDGRYDTPEHRLFQDLDTVFQDDYHNPTFPAGTMGPRQPWHDLHCKIEGPAAYDVLTNFEQRWRKASKWSEFGRSFKRSTPWRDDSLIKLERISWIHGPSPSVPSDDPKLWVSNEDDPENWHVQVFRSIDSGSLKGFPKDVYRAEKQNLVCAKNMVIDKSIQTAYVQAIRLAQHFIYIENQYFLGSSFAWSEYKNAGAENLIPMELALKIASKIRAKERFAVYVVIPMWPEGAPTSASVQEILFWQGQTMQMMYEVIAKELKSMNLENSHPQDYLNFYCLGNREQVPGSDKSCDQTVSMSQKFQRFMVYVHAKGMIVDDEYIILGSANINERSMAGSRDTEIAMGAYQPHHTWSNKKRHPLGQVYTFIIVV